In one window of Microplitis demolitor isolate Queensland-Clemson2020A chromosome 4, iyMicDemo2.1a, whole genome shotgun sequence DNA:
- the LOC103571136 gene encoding protein TAPT1 homolog — translation MDNEQVGNNNNKHNCNNILNNNSDNSKNYDEQINIMDKKHIRFRKSFNCDGNQRIEGLKFDNYSDNNNFNHNHNNQDHEDDNDGEGSGEGEGGEEESEREKKFKKGVSFFGFIKTELTRGYELENDEERFSARREKIYSFIKIPREVEKFMTYGFLQCADSFLFVYTFLPLRFIMALWAIISRSLGYCFRATNSKKSERFLRPAEMCDLLKGIVVISCCVATTKVDTSIMYHLVKSQSVIKLYIFYNMLEVGDRLFSAFGQDTIDALLWTATEPQSRSRSRRRQHLGTLPHLLFAITYVILHSILVLLQATTLNVAINSSNKALLTIILSNNFVELKGSVFKKFDKSNLFQLSCADVRERFHLLMLLLAVSLQTMKEYAWKMDRLYILLPDCIVLLAAELIVDWIKHAFITRFNELLSTVYRDYTLSLAYDMAQTRQETAFSDPSDLVARRMGFIPLPLSVAMGRVLFSTLSATSRPSNFILFFIGYLILFALRILNSLIILGKACDLIASHSASTNQKFTDKTRKNNVFNRTLSVDHTNIYTHNHGANNNDFGPVAPLIVLNDKETKSGVAILSNSATSLTNVCFDDGLNADKKNCEASQSCNDVNLEVKTVMRAESEPLLP, via the exons ATGGATAATGAACAAgttggaaataataataataaacataattgcaataatattttaaataataatagtgacaatagtaaaaattatgacgagcaaataaatataatggataaaaaacatataagatTTCGTAAATCATTTAATTGTGATGGTAATCAACGTATTGAGGgattgaaatttgataattattcagataataataattttaatcataatcataataatcagGATCACGAGGACGATAATGACGGCGAGGGCAGTGGGGAAGGGGAAGGGGGAGAGGAAGAaagtgagagagagaaaaaatttaaaaaag GTGTGTCATTCTTTGGGTTCATCAAGACCGAGCTGACGAGGGGCTACGAGTTGGAAAATGACGAGGAAAGATTTTCAGCGAgaagggaaaaaatttattcgtttattaaaataccCAGGGAGGTGGAGAAGTTCATGACCTATGGATTCCTGCAG TGTGCGGATTCATTTCTATTTGTCTACACGTTTCTACCTCTACGGTTTATAATGGCACTGTGGGCCATAATATCTCGATCTCTAGGATATTGTTTCAG agcaacgaattcaaaaaaatccgaacGTTTTTTACGACCAGCAGAAATGTGTGACTTATTAAAAGGAATAGTCGTAATAAGTTGTTGCGTAGCGACAACCAAAGTCGATACTTCGATAATGTATCACTTGGTAAAGAGTCAGAGTGTAATAAAACTgtacattttttacaatatgtTGGAAGTGGGGGACCGACTATTCAGCGCATTCGGCCAGGACACAATCGACGCACTTCTCTGGACCGCCACCGAACCCCAATCACGATCTCGCTCCCGTCGTCGTCAACACTTAGGCACACTACCTCATTTACTATTCGCCATCACTTATGTCA tattgcatagtattttagttttattacaAGCGACGACATTAAATGTCGCTATTAATAGTAGTAACAAAGCATTGCTGACTATAATTTTGTCAAATAAC tttgtCGAGTTAAAAGGTtccgtttttaaaaaattcgacaaaagtaatttattccAACTGTCATGTGCGGACGTACGTGAAAGATTCCATCTTCTGATGCTGCTACTGGCCGTTAGTTTGCAAACGATGAAAGAGTACGCGTGGAAAATGGACCgcctttatattttattgcctGACTGCATCGTTTTATTGGCTGCTGAATTAATAGTCGATTGG aTAAAGCACGCGTTCATAACCCGCTTTAATGAGTTGCTGTCAACAGTTTACAGAGACTACACACTGAGCCTGGCGTACGATATGGCCCAGACCCGTCAAGAAACGGCATTTTCCGATCCCTCGGACCTAGTGGCGCGACGAATGGGCTTCATTCCCCTCCCCCTTAGTGTCGCAATGGGCCGCGTGCTGTTCTCGACTCTTTCAGCAACATCCCGACCCTCAAACTTCATTCTCTTCTTCATAGGCTACCTTATCCTCTTCGCGCTGCGTATCCTTAACAGCCTAATAATTCTAGGAAAAGCCTGTGATCTCATCGCTTCCCACTCCGCGAGCACGAACCAAAAATTCACCGACAAAACCCGAAAGAATAACGTATTTAATCGAACCCTCAGTGTCGACCACACGAACATCTACACACACAATCACGGTGCCAATAATAACGACTTTGGACCCGTAGCGCCCCTGATTGTGTTAAATGACAAAGAAACTAAATCAGGAGTCGCCATTTTGTCAAACAGCGCCACTAGTTTGACGAACGTATGCTTCGATGACGGTCTCAATgccgacaaaaaaaattgtgaggcTTCACAGTCATGTAATGACGTTAATCTAGAGGTTAAAACGGTCATGCGAGCCGAAAGTGAACCTCTGTTGCCTTAA
- the LOC103571143 gene encoding GTP-binding protein 2, producing the protein MESFLALFDTEDPKPKWDKYNNNNNDIDCSSMTKDEEIECLPPEPEQGNIEYKLKLVNPSCQRFEHLVTQMKWRLKEGHGEAIYQIGVEDNGKLTGLSREEMKASLKTLREMASRLGATTRVLRERQATKSPSSISKSPAHSSPNPNPNMERRVAEVIVKKLRKGDREGQDVTDLRLAVLGCQDAGKSTLLGVLTQGELDNGRGRARLNMLRHLHEIRTGRTSSISHEIIGFDSDGHVLNYAEMTTAEEICEHASKVVTFIDLAGHRKYLRTTLLGLMGYSPHHVMLVVAPPLNEAAQEHMALCLALRLPFFIVVTKIDLGFCERKTLEQLESAVRSQGCDETLVLMNGMETRTRTLDYGSQIPVFTVSSVTGAGLEDLTQFIRELPSESESLEMETGECLFQIDETFKVAGLPDPVLGGLLVKGTIAPGARLLVGPLPDGEFSHVKVVSLHRNKAPCCLVRASQSASLTLEGMNDRLPHLRPGMVLVSHADHPHATVFFQATVFVVYHAKGIYPGFQATVHVGNVRQTCVIEGIMDVKEDGLQTHDTASVLFRFVSHPEYLHVGMRLLFREGKTKGIGKITQVFPLIGSQNRP; encoded by the exons ATGGAGTCATTTCTCGCGCTCTTTGACACCGAGGACCCAAAACCTAAATGGGACAAgtataacaacaataacaatgaCATAGACTGCTCTAGTATGACAAAAGATGAGGAGATCGAGTGCCTGCCCCCAGAGCCAGAGCAAGGAAACATCGAATACAAACTAAAGTTAGTAAATCCCTCATGCCAGCGTTTCGAGCATCTAGTCACGCAGATGAAATGGCGGCTCAAAGAAGGCCACGGCGAAGCGATCTACCAAATCG GTGTAGAAGACAACGGAAAATTAACCGGCCTATCACGAGAAGAAATGAAAGCTTCTCTAAAAACCCTACGCGAAATGGCGTCGCGACTCGGCGCCACCACGCGAGTACTTCGCGAACGACAGGCAACAAAATCCCCCagttcaatttcaaaatctcccGCCCACTCGAGCCCCAACCCGAACCCAAACATGGAGCGACGCGTAGCGGAAGTAATCGTAAAGAAACTCCGGAAGGGCGACCGAGAGGGCCAGGATGTGACTGATCTCCGACTCGCAGTCTTGGGTTGCCAGGACGCGGGGAAGTCCACGTTGCTAGGAGTCCTGACCCAGGGGGAGCTGGACAATGGACGTGGTCGCGCTCGGCTCAACATGCTGCGCCATCTACATGAGATAAGAACCGGAAGGACGTCGTCGATCTCCCATGAGATCATTGGGTTCGACAGCGATGGCCACGTGCTGAATTACGCGGAGATGACGACAGCAGAGGAAATTTGCGAGCATGCGTCGAAAGTTGTGACTTTTATTGACCTTGCGGGTCACCGGAAGTACTTAAGGACAACACTTCTGGGTCTTATGGGTTACAGTCCTCACCATGTGATGCTAGTGGTGGCGCCACCGCTCAATGAAGCTGCGCAGGAGCACATGGCGCTTTGTTTGGCGCTGAGGCTGCCGTTTTTTATCGTCGTGACTAAAATTGACCTGGGATTCTGCGAGAGGAAGACACTGGAGCAGCTGGAGAGCGCAGTGAGGTCGCAGGGTTGTGATGAGACTCTGGTGCTGATGAATGGAATGGAGACGAGGACGAGGACTTTGGATTATGGGTCACAGATCCCGGTCTTTACTGTAAGCAGCGTGACGGGGGCGGGACTGGAAGATCTGACCCAGTTTATTCGCGAGCTGCCCTCGGAGTCCGAGTCACTGGAGATGGAGACTGGGGAGTGTCTGTTTCAAATTGATGAGACTTTTAAAGTCGCGGGACTCCCGGACCCGGTGCTTGGGGGACTGTTGGTTAAAGGAACGATCGCGCCTGGAGCTAGACTGCTGGTTGGTCCGCTGCCGGATGGAGAGTTCTCGCATGTTAAGGTCGTGAGTCTTCATCGGAATAAGGCGCCGTGCTGTCTGGTGAGGGCGTCACAGAGTGCGAGTTTGACACTCGAGGGAATGAATGATCGACTGCCGCATCTTAGACCTGGAATGGTTTTGGTCTCACATGCTGATCATCCTCATGCGACGGTTTTctttcaa gCAACTGTTTTTGTAGTTTATCATGCGAAAGGAATTTATCCAGGATTCCAAGCAACTGTACATGTCGGTAATGTAAGACAGACATGTGTAATTGAAGGAATAATGGACGTTAAAGAAGATGGTCTCCAAACCCACGATACTGCCTCCGTTCTCTTCCGATTTGTCAGTCATCCCGAGTACCTCCATGTCGGCATGAGACTTCTCTTCCGCGAAGGCAAGACCAAGGGGATCGGAAAAATTACTCAGGTATTTCCGCTCATCGGGTCGCAGAATCGACCTTAA
- the LOC103571153 gene encoding serine protease persephone isoform X1: MEISKSVYLNIIFFCGLFGLISTQLEEGSECNLDNGEIGICKKLPECPPKLEDARKGRRTALSSRCGFSGFIEVVCCPIPVQEKIGIRPADVACHDYENEILSVERLSWHILAGIEAEAEEFPYMAALGYLDKSEDDVTENAENGGSKRKIAYLCGGTIIAPRFVLTAAHCVSNFNENVPIMVRVGSVDLESKDPNAQTIAIKEVIPHAKYKRSTMYYDIALLKLIEPINWSKTVKPICLQTKPASTLKTDIPGTYLVVVGWGATDIDQDQSSKLLKTPSLQFESKENCSVAYQGFRQLPFGLDDKMICAKDPNSTRRADACQGDSGGPLLLLSSSGDTVIGVTSFGQSCGGPNAAVYTSVYSFIDWIEENVWPERVNK, translated from the exons atggaaatttcaaaatctgtatatttaaatataatttttttttgtggattATTTGGACTAATTTCGACACAGCTCGAAG AAGGAAGTGAATGTAATTTAGACAACGGCGAGATTGgaatctgtaaaaaattaccagAATGTCCCCCAAAATTAGAAGACGCGCGTAAAGGTAGACGGACCGCGTTATCTAGTCGCTGTGGTTTTAGCGGGTTCATTGAAGTTGTTTGCTGTCCCATTCCTGTTCAAGAAAAAATCGGAATACGTCCCGCTGATGTCG ccTGCCACGattatgaaaatgaaatattgaGTGTGGAGAGATTATCATGGCACATATTGGCTGGAATAGAGGCTGAAGCTGAGGAGTTTCCTTACATGGCGGCTCTGGGGTATTTAGATAAGAGTGAGGACGATGTAACCGAGAATGCGGAAAACGGAGGCAGTAAGAGGAAAATTGCTTACTTGTGCGGGGGAACGATTATTGCGCCGAGATTTGTTCTCACAGCTGCACATTGCGTCAgtaattttaacgaaaatgTTCCGATCAtg gTACGAGTGGGATCAGTTGATTTGGAGTCCAAGGACCCGAATGCCCAGACCATTGCCATAAAAGAAGTGATTCCTCATGCCAAGTACAAACGCAGCACAATGTACTATGATATCGCGCTACTGAAATTAATCGAGCCCATAAATTGGTCGAAAACCGTAAAGCCAATTTGTCTACAAACAAAACCCGCGTCAACTCTAAAGACCGATATCCCAGGGACTTATTTGGTAGTCGTGGGCTGGGGCGCTACTGACATTGATCAAGACCAATCGTCCAAGCTGCTAAAAACTCCAAGTctcca gtTTGAATCCAAAGAAAATTGCTCGGTTGCTTACCAGGGATTCCGACAGCTTCCTTTCGGTCTGGATGACAAAATGATCTGTGCAAAAGATCCCAATAGTACTCGGAGAGCAGACGCGTGTCAAGGCGACAGTGGAGGTCCTCTTCTGTTGCTGTCATCTTCTGGGGACACGGTCATTGGGGTCACTTCCTTCGGGCAGAGCTGTGGAGGTCCCAACGCTGCGGTATACACTTCTGTTTACTCATTTATTGACTGGATTGAAGAAAATGTATGGCCCGAGCGtgttaataagtaa
- the LOC103571153 gene encoding serine protease persephone isoform X2 yields MEISKSVYLNIIFFCGLFGLISTQLEGSECNLDNGEIGICKKLPECPPKLEDARKGRRTALSSRCGFSGFIEVVCCPIPVQEKIGIRPADVACHDYENEILSVERLSWHILAGIEAEAEEFPYMAALGYLDKSEDDVTENAENGGSKRKIAYLCGGTIIAPRFVLTAAHCVSNFNENVPIMVRVGSVDLESKDPNAQTIAIKEVIPHAKYKRSTMYYDIALLKLIEPINWSKTVKPICLQTKPASTLKTDIPGTYLVVVGWGATDIDQDQSSKLLKTPSLQFESKENCSVAYQGFRQLPFGLDDKMICAKDPNSTRRADACQGDSGGPLLLLSSSGDTVIGVTSFGQSCGGPNAAVYTSVYSFIDWIEENVWPERVNK; encoded by the exons atggaaatttcaaaatctgtatatttaaatataatttttttttgtggattATTTGGACTAATTTCGACACAGCTCGAAG GAAGTGAATGTAATTTAGACAACGGCGAGATTGgaatctgtaaaaaattaccagAATGTCCCCCAAAATTAGAAGACGCGCGTAAAGGTAGACGGACCGCGTTATCTAGTCGCTGTGGTTTTAGCGGGTTCATTGAAGTTGTTTGCTGTCCCATTCCTGTTCAAGAAAAAATCGGAATACGTCCCGCTGATGTCG ccTGCCACGattatgaaaatgaaatattgaGTGTGGAGAGATTATCATGGCACATATTGGCTGGAATAGAGGCTGAAGCTGAGGAGTTTCCTTACATGGCGGCTCTGGGGTATTTAGATAAGAGTGAGGACGATGTAACCGAGAATGCGGAAAACGGAGGCAGTAAGAGGAAAATTGCTTACTTGTGCGGGGGAACGATTATTGCGCCGAGATTTGTTCTCACAGCTGCACATTGCGTCAgtaattttaacgaaaatgTTCCGATCAtg gTACGAGTGGGATCAGTTGATTTGGAGTCCAAGGACCCGAATGCCCAGACCATTGCCATAAAAGAAGTGATTCCTCATGCCAAGTACAAACGCAGCACAATGTACTATGATATCGCGCTACTGAAATTAATCGAGCCCATAAATTGGTCGAAAACCGTAAAGCCAATTTGTCTACAAACAAAACCCGCGTCAACTCTAAAGACCGATATCCCAGGGACTTATTTGGTAGTCGTGGGCTGGGGCGCTACTGACATTGATCAAGACCAATCGTCCAAGCTGCTAAAAACTCCAAGTctcca gtTTGAATCCAAAGAAAATTGCTCGGTTGCTTACCAGGGATTCCGACAGCTTCCTTTCGGTCTGGATGACAAAATGATCTGTGCAAAAGATCCCAATAGTACTCGGAGAGCAGACGCGTGTCAAGGCGACAGTGGAGGTCCTCTTCTGTTGCTGTCATCTTCTGGGGACACGGTCATTGGGGTCACTTCCTTCGGGCAGAGCTGTGGAGGTCCCAACGCTGCGGTATACACTTCTGTTTACTCATTTATTGACTGGATTGAAGAAAATGTATGGCCCGAGCGtgttaataagtaa